The Rhodopseudomonas palustris genome window below encodes:
- a CDS encoding pyridoxal phosphate-dependent decarboxylase family protein: protein MSDADRAGANAGATSLDPDNWDALRADAHRMLDDMLDYIAGVRDRPVWQPIPPAVRAGFAEPLPRQGTPLPEVYRRFTDEIAPYATGNVHPGFMGWVHGGGTAVGMLAEMLAAGLNANCGGRDHIGIEVERQIVRWLRELFGFPQTASGVFVTGSSMANFMALLVARTAAVGPQVREGGLPGERLTAYASAAAHGCVVQAADLAGIGRGALRRIPFGKDHRIDIDALKRRIAQDRAAGCQPFLVTGSAGTVDVGAIDDLAALADLCRDEGLWFHVDGAYGSLGMLSDEIAPKLNGLSDADSIALDFHKWGQVNYDAGFLIVRDGEQHRDTFAAPAAYLRRETRGLAGGSPWPCDYGPDLSRGFRALKTWFTLKTFGADRMGAMIAQTCKVARYLEARVEREPQLEMLAPVTLNIVCFRYRAAPNVMDSLNAEIVADLHESGIAAPSSTTIDGALAIRAAIVNHRTTFADVDRMVDAVLQFGKKRAG from the coding sequence GAATGCCGGCGCAACGAGCCTCGATCCTGACAATTGGGACGCGCTGCGCGCCGATGCGCATCGCATGCTCGACGACATGCTCGACTACATCGCGGGCGTGCGTGACCGTCCGGTGTGGCAACCGATCCCGCCCGCGGTGCGCGCCGGCTTCGCCGAGCCGCTGCCGCGCCAGGGCACGCCGCTGCCCGAAGTCTATCGCCGCTTCACCGACGAGATCGCGCCTTACGCCACCGGCAACGTCCACCCCGGCTTCATGGGCTGGGTGCATGGCGGCGGCACTGCGGTCGGGATGCTGGCCGAAATGCTGGCGGCGGGGCTCAACGCCAATTGCGGCGGCCGCGACCACATCGGCATCGAGGTCGAACGCCAGATCGTGCGCTGGCTGCGTGAATTGTTCGGCTTTCCGCAAACCGCCAGCGGCGTGTTCGTCACCGGCTCGTCGATGGCGAACTTCATGGCGCTGCTGGTTGCGCGCACCGCCGCGGTCGGACCGCAGGTGCGCGAGGGCGGGCTGCCGGGCGAACGGCTCACCGCCTACGCCTCCGCGGCCGCGCACGGCTGCGTCGTGCAGGCCGCCGATCTGGCCGGAATCGGCCGCGGCGCGCTGCGGCGGATTCCATTCGGCAAGGATCATCGCATCGATATCGACGCGCTGAAGCGGCGGATCGCGCAGGATCGCGCAGCCGGCTGTCAGCCGTTCCTGGTGACTGGCTCGGCCGGCACCGTTGACGTCGGCGCGATCGACGATCTCGCGGCGCTTGCAGACCTATGCCGCGACGAAGGGCTGTGGTTTCACGTCGACGGCGCCTACGGTTCACTCGGCATGCTGTCGGACGAAATCGCGCCCAAGCTGAACGGCCTGTCGGACGCGGATTCGATCGCGCTCGATTTCCACAAATGGGGCCAGGTCAACTATGACGCCGGCTTCCTGATCGTGCGCGACGGCGAGCAGCACCGGGATACGTTCGCGGCGCCGGCCGCTTACTTGCGGCGCGAGACCCGCGGCCTCGCCGGAGGCTCGCCGTGGCCGTGCGACTACGGCCCCGACCTGTCGCGTGGCTTCCGCGCGTTGAAGACATGGTTCACGCTGAAGACCTTCGGCGCCGACCGGATGGGCGCGATGATCGCCCAAACCTGCAAGGTGGCGCGCTATCTCGAAGCCCGCGTCGAACGCGAGCCGCAACTCGAGATGCTGGCGCCGGTGACGCTGAACATCGTCTGCTTCCGCTATCGCGCCGCACCGAACGTGATGGACTCGCTCAACGCCGAGATCGTCGCCGACCTGCACGAATCCGGCATCGCCGCGCCATCCTCGACCACGATCGACGGCGCTTTGGCGATCCGCGCCGCAATCGTCAACCACCGCACGACGTTTGCGGATGTCGACCGGATGGTGGATGCGGTGCTGCAATTCGGCAAGAAGCGGGCTGGGTAG
- a CDS encoding TIGR00282 family metallophosphoesterase: MRILFIGDVVGKSGRTAIAEHLPGLIRDWQLDCTIVNGENAAGGFGITEAIYNDFIDAGADAVTLGNHAWNQKEALVFIERAPRLVRPINFPRHTPGRGAALVDTRSGARVLVINAMGRVFMEPLNDPFAAIARELEACPLRDAADAIVVDFHGEASSEKQGMGHFCDGRVSLVVGTHTHVPTADHQILPNGTGYMTDAGMTGDYDSVIGMHKDEPVHRFLTGIPQGRFEPANGDATLSGVAVETDNATGLAIKIAPVRIGGRLEPAKPAFWTAN; this comes from the coding sequence TTGCGCATTCTGTTCATCGGCGACGTGGTCGGAAAATCCGGCCGCACCGCAATCGCCGAGCATCTGCCGGGCCTGATCCGCGACTGGCAGCTCGATTGCACCATCGTCAATGGCGAGAATGCAGCCGGCGGTTTTGGTATCACCGAGGCGATCTACAACGACTTCATCGATGCCGGCGCCGACGCCGTGACGCTCGGCAACCACGCCTGGAATCAGAAGGAGGCGCTGGTGTTCATCGAGCGCGCGCCGCGTCTGGTCCGCCCGATCAACTTCCCGCGCCACACGCCGGGCCGCGGCGCCGCGCTGGTCGACACCCGCAGCGGCGCGCGGGTACTGGTGATCAACGCGATGGGCCGCGTGTTCATGGAGCCGCTGAACGATCCGTTCGCTGCAATCGCGCGCGAACTCGAAGCCTGCCCGCTGCGCGACGCCGCCGATGCCATCGTGGTCGATTTCCACGGCGAGGCGTCGAGCGAAAAGCAGGGCATGGGCCACTTCTGCGACGGCCGGGTCAGTCTCGTGGTCGGCACCCATACGCATGTCCCGACCGCCGATCATCAGATCCTGCCGAACGGCACCGGCTACATGACCGACGCCGGCATGACCGGCGACTATGATTCAGTGATCGGCATGCACAAGGACGAGCCGGTGCATCGCTTCCTCACCGGCATTCCGCAGGGCCGGTTCGAACCGGCCAATGGCGACGCCACGTTGAGCGGCGTCGCGGTCGAAACCGACAACGCCACCGGCCTCGCCATCAAGATCGCCCCGGTCCGCATCGGCGGAAGGCTGGAGCCCGCCAAGCCGGCGTTCTGGACGGCGAACTAA